From a region of the Desulfomicrobium macestii genome:
- a CDS encoding CheR family methyltransferase — translation MQMSSEENTFRSGLRLELPYLVDALGKDHGFLHDARQFEFLAEIVADHHHHGSARLSSFLVAGCDRGLDAYSLCITLLEEARERSGLEFSILATDFLPANLDQAKRGVYPSASVRSLSPALVKRYFLRSRDTGKNLVRLRPGVREMVNFRCQDIFDSFSLREPMDVIVCRQVLHHFHPALAQALAGRLRQYLTPGGILVLGARMPRMPGFRHLDHALYQAV, via the coding sequence ATGCAGATGTCATCAGAAGAAAACACCTTTCGCTCGGGCCTGCGCCTGGAACTCCCCTATCTTGTCGATGCACTTGGCAAGGACCACGGTTTTTTGCACGACGCCCGGCAATTTGAGTTCCTGGCGGAAATCGTCGCCGATCATCATCACCACGGCTCAGCCCGGCTCTCCTCGTTTCTGGTGGCCGGATGCGATCGCGGGCTCGACGCATACAGCCTGTGCATCACCCTGCTGGAAGAAGCCAGGGAGCGCTCCGGACTCGAGTTTTCCATTCTGGCCACGGACTTTCTGCCGGCCAACCTGGATCAGGCCAAACGCGGCGTGTACCCTTCAGCCAGCGTTCGCAGTCTGTCGCCGGCCCTGGTCAAACGCTATTTCCTGCGCAGCCGCGACACCGGCAAGAACCTGGTGCGGCTGCGGCCCGGAGTGCGCGAAATGGTCAATTTCAGGTGTCAGGACATTTTCGATTCCTTTTCCCTGCGCGAACCCATGGATGTCATCGTCTGCCGCCAGGTGCTGCACCATTTTCACCCTGCCCTGGCGCAGGCTCTGGCCGGACGTCTGCGGCAATATCTGACCCCGGGCGGCATCCTGGTCCTGGGGGCACGCATGCCGCGCATGCCGGGTTTCAGGCATCTGGACCATGCACTGTATCAGGCGGTCTAG
- a CDS encoding response regulator, with product MRILIVEDDFVGRKVMHQLLLEYGECDVAVDGVEAVKAFDLAWEANQPYDVMFLDIMMPNMSGHEALKIIRDKEKERGVTPQNEVRVIMTSALDDVKNVTQSFFQGGASAYLVKPIERRKVIEELRKLGLV from the coding sequence ATGCGAATACTGATAGTGGAAGATGATTTTGTCGGCCGCAAGGTGATGCACCAGTTGCTGCTCGAGTACGGAGAGTGCGATGTCGCCGTGGATGGAGTCGAGGCCGTGAAGGCTTTTGATCTGGCCTGGGAGGCGAATCAGCCCTATGATGTCATGTTTCTGGACATAATGATGCCGAACATGAGCGGGCACGAAGCCCTGAAGATCATCAGGGACAAGGAAAAGGAGCGCGGCGTGACGCCGCAGAACGAAGTGAGGGTCATCATGACCAGCGCCCTGGACGACGTGAAGAACGTGACCCAGTCCTTTTTTCAGGGCGGCGCGTCGGCTTATCTGGTCAAGCCCATCGAGCGGCGCAAGGTCATTGAAGAGCTTCGAAAACTGGGCCTGGTGTGA
- a CDS encoding protein-glutamate methylesterase/protein-glutamine glutaminase: MKDKIRILIVDDSALVRQTLTSIYSSDPEIEVIGAAGDPFAAAEIMRDQTPDVLSLDVEMPRMDGITFLKKIMTQHPIPTIICSTLTEKNAETTMKALEYGAVSIIQKPKVGTKQFMEESRIMLCDEVKAAAKAKVKQYVPRTLKISQKLTADAVLPRAASNAMIQTTEKVIVVGASTGGTEALLTLLQSMPVDCPGIVIVQHMPEKFTAAFAQRLNTLCDIVVKEAVDNDTVLRGQALIAPGNLHMLLKRSGARYYVQVKEGPLVSRHRPSVDVLFRSAARYAGKNAVGVIMTGMGDDGAKAMLEMHQAGAVTVAQDEQSCVVFGMPGEAIKLGGVDKIVPLTQITPLVLQLCRS, translated from the coding sequence ATGAAAGATAAAATTCGCATCCTCATTGTGGATGATTCGGCCCTCGTTCGCCAGACTCTGACCTCCATCTATTCCTCGGATCCGGAAATCGAAGTCATCGGCGCGGCGGGAGACCCTTTCGCGGCGGCCGAGATCATGCGCGACCAGACGCCGGACGTCCTGTCCCTGGATGTGGAAATGCCGCGCATGGACGGGATCACGTTTCTCAAGAAGATCATGACCCAGCACCCCATCCCGACCATCATCTGCTCCACCCTGACCGAGAAAAACGCCGAGACGACCATGAAGGCCCTGGAATACGGGGCCGTCTCCATCATCCAGAAGCCCAAGGTGGGCACGAAGCAGTTCATGGAAGAGTCGCGAATAATGCTCTGCGACGAGGTCAAGGCTGCGGCCAAGGCCAAGGTGAAGCAGTACGTGCCCCGGACCCTCAAGATCAGCCAGAAACTGACGGCCGACGCCGTGCTGCCGCGGGCCGCGTCCAACGCGATGATCCAGACCACGGAGAAGGTCATCGTGGTCGGGGCCTCCACGGGTGGCACCGAGGCTCTCCTGACCCTGCTCCAGTCCATGCCGGTGGATTGCCCGGGCATCGTCATCGTCCAGCACATGCCGGAAAAATTCACGGCCGCCTTTGCCCAGCGGTTGAACACCCTGTGCGACATCGTGGTCAAGGAAGCCGTCGACAACGACACCGTGCTGCGCGGCCAGGCCCTCATCGCTCCGGGCAACCTGCACATGCTCCTCAAACGCAGCGGCGCCAGATATTACGTGCAGGTCAAGGAAGGGCCGCTGGTCTCACGGCACCGTCCCTCGGTGGACGTGCTTTTCCGTTCGGCCGCCCGGTATGCGGGCAAGAACGCGGTGGGAGTGATCATGACGGGCATGGGCGACGACGGCGCCAAGGCCATGCTTGAAATGCATCAGGCGGGAGCGGTGACCGTGGCCCAGGACGAACAGTCCTGTGTCGTCTTCGGCATGCCCGGCGAGGCCATCAAGCTGGGCGGCGTGGACAAGATAGTGCCGCTGACCCAGATCACCCCGCTGGTCTTGCAGTTGTGCCGATCCTGA